A single genomic interval of Hydractinia symbiolongicarpus strain clone_291-10 chromosome 8, HSymV2.1, whole genome shotgun sequence harbors:
- the LOC130655247 gene encoding uromodulin-like has translation MSAKKLYIVAMTMQHVTISLVLIAVHVIVDLWVDRQPLKTLDLNECLLGSDDCHKDANCENTYGRFKCTCLEGLKGNGTYCEDIPECSINSHECNKNATCVEQYASYSCFCNTGYQGNGYNCSDIDECSSNELHICHSNASCRNTDGSYICRCYIGFRGDGFVCDGKMP, from the exons ATGAGTGCGAAGAAGCTGTACATAGTTGCCATGAcgatgcaacatgtcacaatctCATTGGTTCTTATAGCTGTTCATGTAATAGTGGATTTATGG GTTGATCGACAACCCTTGAAAACTTTAGATTTGAATGAATGTTTGTTGGGTAGTGACGATTGTCACAAAGATGCTAATTGTGAAAATACGTATGGGCGGTTTAAATGCACATGCTTGGAAGGATTGAAAGGAAATGGAACTTATTGTGAAG ATATTCCTGAATGCTCTATCAACTCTCATGAATGCAACAAGAACGCAACATGTGTTGAACAATATGCTTCATATTCGTGTTTCTGCAACACGGGTTATCAAGGGAATGGATACAACTGCAGCG ATATCGATGAATGTTCTTCAAATGAACTTCACATCTGCCATTCAAACGCATCTTGTAGAAATACAGACGGTTCCTATATTTGTCGCTGTTATATCGGTTTCCGTGGAGACGGGTTTGTATGTGATGGTAAGATGCCATAG
- the LOC130655245 gene encoding fibrillin-1-like isoform X4 has protein sequence MCFLSDIDECARNMHNCHTDATCQNLIGLFNCFCKVGLEGNGTHCKDITECSSNIHNCSQVATCYEMYASYSCVCHTGYTGDGFSCYDVNECSEETDNCYNNATCRNLIGSFNCTCDDGFMGNGTFCDGMHAARTETLL, from the exons ATGTGTTTTTTATCAGATATTGACGAATGTGCAAGAAACATGCATAACTGTCACACGGACGCCACATGTCAAAACTTGATTGGTTTATTCAATTGCTTCTGTAAAGTTGGTTTGGAAGGGAATGGGACACATTGTAAAG ATATTACTGAATGTAGTTCGAATATTCATAATTGCAGCCAAGTTGCGACGTGTTATGAAATGTACGCATCATATTCGTGTGTCTGTCACACGGGATACACGGGAGATGGATTCAGTTGTTACG ATGTCAATGA gtgtAGCGAAGAAACGGATAATTGCTATAACAACGCTACGTGTCGAAACTTGATTGGTTCTTTTAACTGCACATGTGATGATGGCTTCATGGGGAATGGAACATTCTGTGATGGTATGCATGCAGCCAGAACAGAAACTCTATTGTGA
- the LOC130655245 gene encoding protein NEL-like isoform X3 — MCFLSDIDECARNMHNCHTDATCQNLIGLFNCFCKVGLEGNGTHCKDITECSSNIHNCSQVATCYEMYASYSCVCHTGYTGDGFSCYDVNECSLGGKNTEGETTSFLCALNVLNFLLFLISKESVREVLDRVFFAKKMIKFHILLY; from the exons ATGTGTTTTTTATCAGATATTGACGAATGTGCAAGAAACATGCATAACTGTCACACGGACGCCACATGTCAAAACTTGATTGGTTTATTCAATTGCTTCTGTAAAGTTGGTTTGGAAGGGAATGGGACACATTGTAAAG ATATTACTGAATGTAGTTCGAATATTCATAATTGCAGCCAAGTTGCGACGTGTTATGAAATGTACGCATCATATTCGTGTGTCTGTCACACGGGATACACGGGAGATGGATTCAGTTGTTACG ATGTCAATGAGTGtagccttggaggaaagaatacggaaggagaaacaacttcatttctgtgcgctttaaatgtattgaattttctattgtttttaatttcaaaagaatcagtgcgtgaggtgctcgatcgagtctttttcgcaaaaaaaatgatcaaattccatattctcctttattag
- the LOC130655249 gene encoding sterile alpha motif domain-containing protein 15-like, whose product MSSEKDLENQSRKKSFDENGIPDCLRWTVSDVEQWVEEDLKFPQYRLCFSNNLISGKKLIHMNASNLPRIGITDFEHIKEITAKVRGLLGVNYPYWNRPINLPPKDTMEHFIERKSISGKESDNLTFEEHVRYLNEFELHGVSK is encoded by the exons atgtcatcTGAGAAAGATTTGGAAAATCAATCAAGAAAAAAGTCATTTGATGAAAATGGTATTCCAGATTGCTTAAGATGGACAGTGTCGGACGTTGAGCAATGGGTAGAAGAAGATTTGAAATTTCCACAGTATAGG cTTTGTTTTTCAAACAATCTCATTAGTGGAAAAAAATTGATTCATATGAACGCTTCAAACCTTCCAAGAATTGGCATTACAGACTTTGAACATATTAAG GAAATTACAGCAAAAGTACGGGGTTTACTGGGTGTCAATTATCCGTATTGGAACAGGCCGATAAACTTGCCACCCAAAGACACAATGGAACATtttattgaaagaaaatcaATCTCTGGGAAGGAGAGTGATAATTTGACGTTTGAGGAACATGTACGCTACTTGAATGAGTTTGAGCTACACGGTGTATCAAAATAG
- the LOC130655245 gene encoding protein kinase C-binding protein NELL2-like isoform X2 — MCFLSDIDECARNMHNCHTDATCQNLIGLFNCFCKVGLEGNGTHCKDITECSSNIHNCSQVATCYEMYASYSCVCHTGYTGDGFSCYGNKVIPVKFISQLFGTFILPGFYLDVNECSEETDNCYNNATCRNLIGSFNCTCDDGFMGNGTFCDGMHAARTETLL, encoded by the exons ATGTGTTTTTTATCAGATATTGACGAATGTGCAAGAAACATGCATAACTGTCACACGGACGCCACATGTCAAAACTTGATTGGTTTATTCAATTGCTTCTGTAAAGTTGGTTTGGAAGGGAATGGGACACATTGTAAAG ATATTACTGAATGTAGTTCGAATATTCATAATTGCAGCCAAGTTGCGACGTGTTATGAAATGTACGCATCATATTCGTGTGTCTGTCACACGGGATACACGGGAGATGGATTCAGTTGTTACGGTAACAAAGTAATTCCGGTTAAGTTTATTTCGCAACTTTTTGGTACTTTTATTTTACCAGGGTTTTATTTAGATGTCAATGA gtgtAGCGAAGAAACGGATAATTGCTATAACAACGCTACGTGTCGAAACTTGATTGGTTCTTTTAACTGCACATGTGATGATGGCTTCATGGGGAATGGAACATTCTGTGATGGTATGCATGCAGCCAGAACAGAAACTCTATTGTGA
- the LOC130655245 gene encoding protein kinase C-binding protein NELL2-like isoform X1, whose product MCFLSDIDECARNMHNCHTDATCQNLIGLFNCFCKVGLEGNGTHCKDITECSSNIHNCSQVATCYEMYASYSCVCHTGYTGDGFSCYGNKVIPVKFISQLFGTFILPGFYLDVNECSLGGKNTEGETTSFLCALNVLNFLLFLISKESVREVLDRVFFAKKMIKFHILLY is encoded by the exons ATGTGTTTTTTATCAGATATTGACGAATGTGCAAGAAACATGCATAACTGTCACACGGACGCCACATGTCAAAACTTGATTGGTTTATTCAATTGCTTCTGTAAAGTTGGTTTGGAAGGGAATGGGACACATTGTAAAG ATATTACTGAATGTAGTTCGAATATTCATAATTGCAGCCAAGTTGCGACGTGTTATGAAATGTACGCATCATATTCGTGTGTCTGTCACACGGGATACACGGGAGATGGATTCAGTTGTTACGGTAACAAAGTAATTCCGGTTAAGTTTATTTCGCAACTTTTTGGTACTTTTATTTTACCAGGGTTTTATTTAGATGTCAATGAGTGtagccttggaggaaagaatacggaaggagaaacaacttcatttctgtgcgctttaaatgtattgaattttctattgtttttaatttcaaaagaatcagtgcgtgaggtgctcgatcgagtctttttcgcaaaaaaaatgatcaaattccatattctcctttattag